A genomic region of bacterium contains the following coding sequences:
- a CDS encoding alpha/beta fold hydrolase translates to MRKSCSVVMSARLWLVLLSLGAAVSALAQSAAVEPPVDEAAFGVIADYYEYDHDLALRPQEFGQWPWRGPQTIYKVSYRSTHELQVSAYFCVPKDYKEGERRPAVLLMHGWNLFWGKNEDWVQGWIPVLTAAGYVVLAPDHFLFGERKPAGGGLDSMKELGPYYMRDWMTQTVVDLRRGIDYLQSRPEVDPQRIAVLGGSLGGWIGSLLTAVDPRIKAAVLTVPASEFVTSQEGAWSVINAANFYGRIKPPLLVVNALKDDPKRVARSRALFERVPGPKKMIEYEEGHFLDPAKYNADILAWLRQNL, encoded by the coding sequence ATGAGAAAAAGCTGCTCGGTTGTGATGTCCGCCCGGCTGTGGCTGGTGCTGCTGAGCCTGGGCGCGGCCGTGTCCGCCCTGGCCCAGTCCGCCGCGGTGGAGCCGCCGGTGGATGAGGCCGCTTTTGGCGTGATCGCCGACTACTACGAGTACGACCACGACCTGGCCCTTCGCCCGCAGGAGTTCGGCCAGTGGCCCTGGCGCGGGCCGCAGACAATCTACAAGGTCTCCTACCGCAGCACGCACGAGCTTCAGGTAAGCGCCTATTTCTGCGTACCCAAGGACTACAAAGAGGGTGAGCGCCGCCCGGCGGTGCTGCTGATGCACGGCTGGAACCTGTTCTGGGGCAAGAACGAGGACTGGGTGCAGGGCTGGATCCCGGTGCTGACCGCGGCAGGCTACGTGGTGCTGGCCCCGGACCATTTCCTGTTCGGCGAGCGCAAGCCGGCCGGCGGCGGACTGGACAGCATGAAGGAGCTGGGCCCATATTACATGCGCGATTGGATGACCCAGACCGTGGTGGACCTCCGCCGCGGAATCGATTACCTTCAGAGCCGCCCCGAGGTGGACCCGCAGCGGATCGCCGTGCTGGGCGGCAGCCTGGGCGGCTGGATCGGCTCGCTGCTGACCGCGGTGGATCCGCGGATCAAGGCCGCGGTGCTCACTGTGCCGGCCAGCGAGTTTGTGACCAGCCAGGAGGGCGCCTGGAGCGTGATCAACGCCGCCAATTTCTACGGCCGGATCAAGCCGCCGCTGCTGGTGGTGAACGCCCTGAAAGATGACCCCAAGCGGGTGGCTCGCTCGAGGGCGCTGTTCGAGCGCGTGCCCGGACCGAAAAAGATGATCGAGTACGAGGAGGGGCATTTTCTCGACCCGGCCAAGTACAACGCCGATATTCTGGCCTGGCTGAGACAGAACCTGTGA